One Gemmatimonadota bacterium genomic window carries:
- a CDS encoding ABC transporter permease subunit codes for MIRHIVRKEFMDVVRDGRFRWCAALVGALLLVSLGTGWVQARNAQKELAAAQATARDHWESQGEKNPHSAAHYGVYAFKPRLALSFVDEGVDSYTGTSVFLEAHRQNDFLLRPAQDATPAQRIGALTAAQVLQHLVPLLIILLTFGALAGERERGTLRQLLATGVGRLELAMGKALGATAALALLLVPAAVVGAAAIVVGSPGPATSPLVRGAVLAGIYLAYFATFIGLSLAVSARAPSARAALVVLLAIWVVNGLVAPRVAVDLSKWLYPTPSAIEFAHTLEQEMANGVEGVDRPDRAAVTQNLLAQYGVERTEDLPINAIGVFLQESEVFGDQIFDRNYGALWETFERQGYVHEALAVTAPLLAVRTLSMGLAGTDVEQHRHFAGAAEQYRRDLVERLNGELTENSRTGEVYLASADLWSQMPPFRYDAPEVSWVLKNRALSLLMLGLWLAGAFVVATYAVRRAEVA; via the coding sequence ATGATCAGGCATATCGTCCGAAAGGAATTCATGGACGTAGTGCGGGACGGGCGCTTCCGCTGGTGCGCCGCCCTGGTAGGCGCCCTGCTCCTGGTTTCGCTGGGAACGGGATGGGTCCAGGCGCGAAATGCGCAGAAGGAACTCGCCGCCGCACAGGCAACCGCCCGCGATCACTGGGAATCACAGGGCGAGAAGAACCCCCACTCCGCGGCCCACTATGGTGTATACGCGTTCAAACCCCGGCTGGCGCTGTCCTTCGTCGATGAAGGGGTGGATTCCTATACGGGAACTTCCGTGTTTCTGGAGGCTCACAGGCAGAACGACTTCCTGCTGCGCCCCGCACAGGACGCGACGCCCGCGCAGCGCATTGGCGCGTTAACGGCGGCGCAGGTCCTTCAGCACCTGGTACCGCTTCTTATCATCCTGCTGACCTTTGGGGCGCTCGCCGGCGAGCGGGAGCGGGGCACCCTGCGGCAACTCCTCGCTACGGGCGTTGGACGCCTCGAACTCGCCATGGGCAAGGCCCTTGGCGCGACGGCCGCCCTGGCGCTGCTCCTGGTACCCGCGGCAGTTGTGGGCGCGGCCGCCATCGTCGTGGGCAGCCCAGGACCGGCGACTTCCCCGCTGGTACGCGGCGCCGTGCTTGCCGGGATTTACCTGGCCTATTTCGCCACGTTCATTGGTTTGTCCCTCGCCGTCTCGGCCCGGGCCCCTTCGGCACGGGCCGCGCTGGTCGTCCTGCTGGCCATCTGGGTGGTGAACGGACTCGTGGCGCCACGCGTCGCGGTGGATCTCTCGAAATGGCTGTACCCGACGCCTTCCGCGATCGAGTTCGCCCACACCCTTGAACAGGAGATGGCCAACGGCGTGGAGGGCGTTGACCGTCCCGACCGGGCCGCCGTGACGCAGAACCTGCTAGCCCAGTACGGGGTGGAGCGGACCGAAGACCTCCCGATCAACGCGATCGGTGTCTTCCTGCAGGAAAGCGAGGTATTCGGCGACCAGATCTTCGACCGTAATTACGGTGCATTATGGGAGACCTTCGAGCGCCAGGGATACGTACACGAAGCGCTCGCGGTGACGGCGCCGCTGCTGGCGGTTCGGACGCTTTCCATGGGCCTGGCCGGGACCGATGTCGAACAGCACCGCCACTTCGCCGGCGCCGCGGAGCAATACCGGAGGGATCTGGTGGAGCGCTTGAACGGCGAGTTGACCGAAAACTCCCGAACCGGTGAGGTCTACCTCGCCTCCGCCGATCTCTGGTCGCAGATGCCGCCCTTCCGGTACGACGCGCCGGAAGTGTCGTGGGTCCTGAAGAACCGGGCCCTTTCGCTCCTGATGCTCGGACTGTGGCTGGCCGGTGCGTTTGTGGTCGCCACATACGCCGTTCGCCGCGCGGAGGTGGCCTGA
- the glnA gene encoding type I glutamate--ammonia ligase: MNDTSDAAKDYVLHTAQEHNVKIIQLWFTDILGFLKSFSITVEELEDALEDGEVFDGSSIEGFIRHSEEDMIAMPDPSTFQILPWRPDARKSAVGSMFCDILEPDGARPYEGDPRQILRRSLHRAAEHGFTFYVQPELEYYYLKSSEGPPQPLDQGGYFDLTPLDWATDLRRDTVMALEEIGIGVEFSHHEGGPSQSEISLRYTDAMTMADYTMAYRLVVKEVALRHNVYATFMPKPHAGHNGSGMHIHLSLFRGDQNAFFDEGMEYHLSDTGRSFVAGLMRHAPETMLVTNQWVNSYKRLIAGYEAPLFVSWALHNRADMIRLPTYNPSKHEAMRVEYRAPDPSCNPYLAFAVILSAGLAGIENGYELGPPAEVDLSSMSHEERRKLGIQPLPKDLNEAIKLAEGSELLVNCLGEEVFDKLIENKQEEWERYRSQVTDYELKTYMSLL, encoded by the coding sequence ATGAACGACACATCGGATGCGGCGAAGGATTACGTCCTCCATACAGCCCAGGAACACAACGTCAAGATCATCCAGTTGTGGTTTACGGACATTCTGGGTTTTCTGAAGAGTTTTTCCATCACCGTGGAGGAACTGGAAGACGCCCTGGAGGACGGCGAAGTCTTCGACGGCTCTTCCATCGAGGGATTCATCCGGCACAGCGAGGAGGACATGATCGCCATGCCGGATCCCAGCACGTTCCAGATCCTGCCGTGGCGGCCTGACGCCCGGAAGAGCGCCGTGGGCAGCATGTTCTGCGATATCCTCGAACCCGACGGCGCCAGGCCCTACGAGGGCGACCCCCGCCAGATCCTGAGAAGGAGCCTCCATCGCGCGGCCGAGCACGGGTTCACCTTCTACGTCCAGCCCGAACTGGAATACTACTACCTGAAGTCCAGCGAAGGCCCGCCCCAGCCCCTCGACCAGGGCGGTTACTTCGACTTGACGCCCCTGGACTGGGCGACGGACCTGCGGCGCGACACCGTGATGGCCCTCGAAGAGATCGGTATCGGCGTCGAGTTCAGCCACCACGAGGGCGGTCCCAGCCAGAGCGAGATCTCCCTGCGGTACACCGACGCCATGACCATGGCGGACTATACGATGGCCTACCGCCTCGTGGTGAAGGAAGTGGCCCTCCGGCACAACGTGTACGCCACCTTCATGCCCAAGCCCCACGCCGGCCACAACGGAAGCGGGATGCACATACACCTTTCGCTCTTCCGCGGCGACCAAAACGCCTTTTTCGACGAAGGCATGGAATACCACCTGTCGGATACGGGCCGGTCTTTTGTCGCCGGGCTGATGCGCCACGCTCCCGAGACCATGCTGGTCACCAATCAGTGGGTCAACTCGTACAAGCGGCTCATCGCCGGCTACGAGGCGCCGCTTTTCGTATCGTGGGCGTTGCACAACCGGGCGGACATGATCCGGCTGCCTACCTACAACCCCTCGAAACATGAAGCCATGCGCGTGGAATACCGCGCCCCCGATCCATCCTGCAACCCCTACCTGGCCTTTGCCGTCATCCTCTCCGCGGGCCTGGCGGGCATTGAGAACGGGTACGAACTCGGCCCACCGGCGGAGGTCGACCTGTCCAGCATGTCCCATGAGGAACGCCGGAAGCTGGGCATACAGCCCCTGCCCAAAGACCTGAACGAGGCGATCAAACTGGCGGAAGGAAGCGAGTTGCTGGTGAATTGTCTCGGAGAAGAGGTCTTCGACAAGCTGATCGAGAACAAGCAGGAAGAATGGGAACGCTACCGGTCCCAGGTCACCGACTACGAACTGAAAACCTACATGTCCCTGCTGTAG
- a CDS encoding glycosyltransferase family 9 protein gives MKRVLIIRSGAVGDLILTLPVLSALKKRYSGLSIGIMGDPVRLSLLKHCGFVDDVLSVDDRKFTPLFAPGGPGTPGGALPGSVPRKLPDHLIRHLRSYDLILSYLPDPDGVFVENLRRIASGPVLTGQSRPPDGRRIHMTRVLMDALKPLGIETAVDPPRVVVPSSDAPDDLGEPETEQGLVAIHPGSGGADKCWQAENYGALIDLLTESGFRPMITFGPADHRIRRRLLPWIESRDVLVIEDRSLVEVAALYARCRTMIGNDSGMTHLAAAAGTPAIALFGPTDPAVWGPRGKDVCILWGTDVFEGDVDGIRWKPPFRPRSLDDIEATTPFRTLSGFCAAAGAERN, from the coding sequence ATGAAGCGCGTTTTGATCATCCGATCGGGCGCGGTCGGGGACCTGATTCTTACGCTCCCCGTGCTCTCCGCGTTGAAGAAGCGTTATAGCGGCCTGTCCATCGGCATAATGGGCGATCCGGTCCGGCTGTCGCTGTTGAAGCACTGCGGGTTCGTGGACGACGTGCTATCGGTGGACGACCGGAAATTCACCCCTCTGTTCGCGCCGGGCGGACCGGGCACACCGGGCGGCGCACTCCCGGGCTCCGTGCCGCGGAAGCTGCCCGATCATTTGATTCGGCACCTGCGATCCTACGACTTAATACTCTCCTATCTGCCCGATCCCGACGGTGTGTTCGTGGAGAATCTCCGAAGGATTGCGTCCGGCCCGGTGCTCACAGGACAGTCCCGGCCTCCCGACGGCCGTAGAATCCACATGACCCGCGTGTTGATGGATGCACTGAAACCCCTGGGTATCGAGACTGCAGTCGATCCACCCCGGGTCGTAGTTCCGTCAAGCGACGCCCCGGACGACTTGGGAGAACCGGAAACGGAACAAGGGCTGGTCGCCATCCACCCTGGTAGCGGTGGCGCGGACAAATGCTGGCAGGCGGAAAACTACGGGGCACTGATCGACCTGTTGACCGAATCGGGCTTCAGGCCGATGATCACCTTCGGGCCGGCGGATCACCGGATCCGTCGTCGCCTGCTGCCCTGGATCGAATCCCGCGATGTCCTGGTTATCGAGGACCGGTCCCTGGTGGAAGTGGCCGCCCTGTATGCCCGTTGCCGGACCATGATCGGCAACGATTCGGGCATGACCCACCTGGCCGCGGCCGCGGGCACGCCGGCCATCGCGCTGTTCGGACCGACGGACCCGGCCGTCTGGGGTCCCCGGGGGAAGGACGTGTGCATACTGTGGGGTACCGATGTGTTCGAAGGAGACGTGGACGGTATAAGATGGAAGCCACCGTTCCGCCCGCGAAGCCTGGACGACATCGAAGCGACGACCCCGTTTCGAACCCTGTCGGGTTTCTGTGCAGCCGCCGGCGCGGAACGCAATTAG
- a CDS encoding ornithine cyclodeaminase family protein, whose translation MASVLTMPDVIEAVEEGFRSAGEKDDVPVRLPVHVADRPSVALFMPAYLAGSHTLGAKVVSAFHDNPARGLPMITGFYVLCDAETGRLIALMDATFLTGIRTAAASAVATKYLARKDARVLGIIGTGVQGRFHVDAILAVRPIERIVVYNRTPERGHALADDLSSRGISCRVAETAAECAAEADVLAVCTSSKSPLFDGGLVRPGSHVNAVGVYTADSQELDAGLIRRARVFVDTYEGALEEAGDIIVPLRAGEISRDHIRAELTELVTGRKEGRTGDGEITVFKSVGYAMEDAVTARLAYERAADSGVGATFDLEA comes from the coding sequence ATGGCTTCCGTCCTCACCATGCCGGATGTCATCGAAGCCGTGGAAGAGGGGTTTCGGTCCGCGGGCGAGAAAGACGACGTCCCCGTCCGCCTGCCCGTCCACGTAGCGGACCGGCCCTCCGTCGCGCTTTTCATGCCGGCCTACCTTGCCGGATCGCATACGCTGGGCGCCAAGGTCGTTTCCGCGTTCCACGACAATCCTGCCAGGGGCCTTCCGATGATCACGGGATTCTACGTGCTGTGCGACGCGGAGACCGGGCGGCTCATCGCCCTGATGGACGCCACTTTCCTCACCGGAATACGTACGGCGGCCGCGTCCGCGGTGGCCACGAAGTACCTGGCGCGCAAGGATGCCAGGGTACTGGGCATCATCGGGACGGGCGTCCAGGGCCGGTTCCACGTGGACGCGATCCTGGCGGTCCGCCCCATCGAACGGATCGTCGTGTACAACCGGACGCCCGAGCGGGGACACGCACTCGCCGATGACCTTTCGTCCCGGGGGATATCCTGCCGCGTGGCGGAAACCGCTGCCGAATGCGCGGCCGAAGCGGACGTGCTCGCGGTCTGCACGTCCAGCAAGTCGCCCCTCTTCGACGGCGGCCTGGTTCGTCCCGGCAGCCACGTGAACGCCGTTGGCGTCTACACCGCCGACTCGCAGGAACTGGACGCCGGGTTGATCCGGCGGGCCCGCGTGTTCGTCGATACCTACGAAGGCGCGCTCGAGGAAGCGGGCGACATCATCGTCCCCCTGCGGGCGGGCGAAATCTCCAGGGATCACATCCGCGCCGAACTGACCGAACTGGTGACCGGCAGGAAGGAAGGACGGACCGGTGACGGGGAGATCACCGTTTTCAAATCCGTGGGTTACGCCATGGAAGACGCGGTCACCGCGCGCCTGGCCTATGAACGGGCAGCGGATTCGGGGGTAGGCGCTACATTCGACCTGGAAGCATGA
- a CDS encoding ABC transporter ATP-binding protein — protein sequence MLEARSLSKRYDEVEAVVGLDLRVGPSEIYCLLGPNGAGKTTTIHLFLGFLEPTSGSAHVMGLDVAEEPLKSKTHLAYVPEQVMLYRNLSGLENLAYFAALGGKESLSADRLTEILGEAGLQADAVHSRVSSYSKGMRQKVGIAIAIAKEADALLLDEPTSGLDPEASNEFSELLEQLKDRGVAVLMATHDLFRAKETGTRVGIMRHGRLVAEMTTDEIGHADLERIYLEHMHD from the coding sequence GTGCTGGAAGCCCGGTCGCTGTCCAAGCGTTATGACGAAGTAGAAGCTGTTGTCGGCCTCGATCTCCGTGTCGGCCCGTCGGAGATCTACTGCCTCCTGGGTCCGAACGGCGCCGGCAAGACGACGACGATCCATCTTTTCCTGGGGTTTCTGGAGCCGACGTCCGGAAGCGCTCACGTGATGGGTCTGGACGTCGCCGAGGAACCGCTGAAATCCAAAACACACCTCGCCTACGTTCCCGAACAGGTCATGCTCTATCGCAACCTGAGCGGCCTGGAAAACCTGGCCTATTTCGCCGCTCTGGGCGGGAAGGAATCCCTTTCGGCGGATCGCCTCACCGAGATCCTTGGCGAGGCGGGACTCCAGGCGGATGCGGTACATTCCCGCGTATCCTCGTATTCCAAGGGTATGAGGCAGAAAGTCGGCATTGCGATCGCCATCGCCAAGGAGGCCGACGCCCTGCTCCTCGACGAACCGACGTCCGGGCTCGACCCCGAGGCTTCGAACGAGTTCTCCGAACTGCTGGAGCAGCTCAAGGACCGGGGCGTAGCGGTGCTCATGGCGACCCACGACCTCTTTCGCGCGAAGGAAACCGGAACGCGGGTCGGAATCATGCGGCACGGCCGCCTCGTTGCGGAGATGACCACCGACGAAATCGGCCACGCGGATCTCGAACGTATCTACCTCGAACACATGCACGATTAG
- a CDS encoding MerC domain-containing protein has product MNYQISRGTVDNIGVFVSSACAIHCLALPLVVTFLPLVGLGFLAGEPAEYAIIGAVLLAAGSVVAGVRFHRSWRAFLTLVLAVGIIVTGFTAAEGNFEVVLHVTGGILLATTHLLNRHLCRTCPAAGC; this is encoded by the coding sequence ATGAACTATCAGATAAGTAGAGGAACCGTAGACAACATCGGCGTGTTCGTCTCGTCTGCATGTGCGATCCACTGCCTGGCCTTGCCGTTGGTGGTGACGTTCCTGCCGCTAGTGGGTCTCGGATTCCTGGCCGGTGAACCCGCCGAGTACGCCATAATCGGCGCGGTACTGCTCGCAGCCGGGAGCGTGGTCGCAGGCGTAAGGTTTCACAGGAGCTGGAGGGCGTTTCTTACCCTCGTACTGGCCGTGGGGATAATCGTTACGGGTTTCACGGCGGCCGAAGGGAACTTCGAGGTAGTCCTCCATGTAACCGGGGGCATATTGCTCGCGACGACCCATCTCCTGAACCGGCACCTGTGCAGGACCTGTCCCGCGGCCGGCTGCTGA
- a CDS encoding DUF3526 domain-containing protein, whose protein sequence is MQTRNIKTILLNEWRLLAADRTLRIVLPLFIVLFAYALANGMAWVRFQEHTVQVVREGNVQRTEGLERELAAIQNGAQPSSPFRDPRNANVMGGRRGARAVALDPGPLTALAVGQSDLLPYYYDVSIYTNETTFLQNGEVENPLNLMVGRFDLAFVAIYLLPLLVLAMGFNVLSGEREQGTLALTLSQPVSARRFVTAKLAFRAMLVLAAAIGVSLIGILISGGFGSTGPLGRVLLWCAALTVYALFWFALTAWVNSLGRSSSWNATVLVGAWLVLVVVLPAAINIAAGLLHPLPSRVEMITAQREASNDAVNRRSELLARYLEDHPELTGGDATDEPNRAALAWAATDAVNQRLEEVSERHRIGRDEQNELIRRYRFFSPALLVQELLIDAAGTGDARFSRFQSQVRDFAGQWQSFFVPAILAGEKMSADVLPTLPGFNFVDESLGDVGQRATVPLSVLIILVGLVGTGAWVGLGKVRGAG, encoded by the coding sequence ATGCAGACCAGGAACATAAAGACCATCCTGCTCAACGAGTGGCGGCTTCTAGCGGCCGACCGCACCTTGCGGATCGTCCTGCCCCTTTTCATCGTCCTCTTTGCCTACGCGCTGGCCAACGGCATGGCCTGGGTCCGATTCCAGGAACACACGGTCCAGGTCGTACGGGAGGGGAATGTCCAACGGACTGAGGGGTTGGAACGCGAACTGGCCGCCATCCAGAACGGAGCCCAGCCGTCCTCCCCCTTCCGCGACCCTCGCAACGCCAACGTGATGGGTGGCCGCAGGGGCGCCCGGGCCGTCGCGCTGGATCCCGGTCCCCTGACCGCACTGGCGGTGGGACAAAGCGACCTGCTGCCGTACTACTACGATGTCAGCATCTATACCAACGAAACCACGTTCCTGCAGAACGGCGAGGTGGAGAACCCGCTCAACCTCATGGTGGGAAGATTCGACCTGGCCTTCGTCGCGATCTACCTGCTGCCCTTGCTCGTGCTGGCTATGGGTTTCAACGTGCTATCGGGGGAACGCGAACAGGGCACCCTGGCCCTTACACTTTCCCAGCCCGTATCGGCGCGCCGGTTCGTAACTGCGAAACTCGCCTTCCGCGCCATGCTGGTCCTGGCCGCGGCCATCGGGGTGTCGTTGATCGGAATACTGATCTCGGGAGGTTTCGGGTCTACGGGGCCGCTCGGCAGGGTGCTTCTGTGGTGCGCGGCGCTGACGGTGTACGCACTGTTCTGGTTCGCACTCACCGCCTGGGTAAACAGCCTCGGCCGGTCATCCTCCTGGAACGCCACAGTGCTGGTGGGGGCCTGGCTTGTACTGGTGGTGGTGCTGCCGGCCGCCATCAACATCGCCGCGGGCCTGCTCCATCCGCTCCCGTCGCGGGTGGAGATGATTACTGCCCAGCGCGAAGCCTCAAACGACGCGGTGAACCGACGCAGCGAACTGCTTGCCCGTTACCTCGAAGACCATCCCGAACTGACCGGTGGAGACGCGACCGATGAACCCAACCGGGCGGCGCTCGCCTGGGCCGCGACAGACGCGGTGAACCAGCGCCTGGAAGAGGTGTCTGAGCGACATAGGATAGGACGTGACGAGCAGAATGAACTGATCCGCCGCTACAGGTTCTTCTCCCCCGCGCTCCTGGTCCAGGAGCTGCTGATCGACGCGGCGGGTACGGGTGATGCGCGGTTTTCCCGGTTTCAGTCGCAGGTGCGAGATTTCGCCGGTCAATGGCAGTCGTTCTTCGTGCCCGCGATCCTGGCCGGGGAGAAGATGTCGGCGGATGTGCTACCCACGTTGCCGGGTTTCAATTTCGTAGACGAGTCCTTAGGCGACGTGGGCCAGCGCGCGACGGTACCGCTATCGGTACTGATCATACTGGTCGGGCTGGTAGGTACGGGCGCCTGGGTCGGACTCGGCAAGGTCCGGGGCGCCGGTTGA